A section of the Stenotrophomonas sp. 364 genome encodes:
- a CDS encoding LysR family transcriptional regulator, whose amino-acid sequence MSRKFDYLGDVEVFLAVVEHGSFTAGAVALSTTPSVLSRAVTRLEARLGRQLLQRTTRRVGLTDAGRLYREQVRTAFSLLDDAERDVLAQDGALAGRVRLSVPTTYGHYRLPPVLARFAQQYPQVQVELNITNRNVDLVAEGFDLAIRLGQLPDSGLVARKLEDAPLLLVAAPDYLQRRGTPQTLDDLQQHLCLPFVMPRTGRLAPWIFRDGGRDVNWLPRSSIETSDDVLGVVSLAEQGIGICQSYEFIVRDRMRRGQLVEVLPQLRGRSRPFSVIYAPHRRQSAAARAMIELLVGNVAVVEDSVG is encoded by the coding sequence ATGAGCCGCAAGTTCGACTACCTGGGCGATGTAGAGGTGTTCCTGGCGGTGGTCGAGCACGGCTCGTTCACTGCCGGCGCGGTGGCGCTGTCCACCACGCCCTCGGTGCTGAGCCGCGCGGTCACCCGTCTGGAAGCGCGGCTGGGCCGGCAGCTGCTGCAGCGGACCACCCGCCGCGTGGGCCTGACCGACGCCGGTCGGCTCTACCGGGAACAAGTGCGCACCGCCTTCAGCCTGCTGGACGACGCCGAACGCGACGTACTGGCCCAGGACGGTGCGCTGGCCGGCCGCGTGCGCCTGAGCGTGCCCACCACCTATGGCCACTACCGCCTGCCGCCCGTGCTGGCGCGCTTTGCGCAGCAGTACCCGCAGGTGCAGGTGGAACTGAACATCACCAACCGCAACGTGGACCTGGTGGCCGAAGGCTTCGACCTGGCCATCCGCCTGGGCCAGCTGCCGGACAGCGGGCTGGTGGCGCGCAAGCTGGAAGACGCGCCGCTGCTGCTGGTGGCCGCACCGGACTACCTGCAGCGCCGTGGCACGCCGCAGACGCTGGACGACCTGCAGCAGCACCTGTGCCTGCCGTTCGTGATGCCGCGCACCGGGCGGCTGGCGCCGTGGATCTTCCGCGACGGCGGGCGCGACGTGAACTGGCTGCCGCGTTCGTCCATCGAGACCTCCGACGATGTGCTGGGCGTGGTGTCGCTGGCCGAACAGGGCATCGGCATCTGCCAGAGCTATGAGTTCATCGTGCGCGACCGGATGCGGCGTGGGCAGCTGGTGGAGGTGTTGCCGCAGCTGCGGGGGCGATCGCGGCCGTTCTCGGTGATCTATGCGCCGCATCGGCGTCAGTCGGCGGCGGCGCGGGCGATGATTGAGTTGCTGGTGGGGAATGTGGCGGTGGTTGAGGACAGCGTTGGTTGA
- a CDS encoding type 1 glutamine amidotransferase domain-containing protein yields the protein MNLMTRLAAALALTLAASGAHAANVLVVLSDENHLDLKDGKVLSTGFYLNELMQPVKLLLDAGHEVTFATPQGRAPTVDASSVTPAYFGNDAAQLTLHKDLLKKLALTSPTASPVVSLARVEQQGYARFDAVYIPGGHAPMQDLLKSPVLGRLLADFHQRNKTTALVCHGPIALLSTLPDADGFVATLHAGAMPTTPRWIYSGYQMTVISNQEEEQAKPLLGGGEMKFYPQTALQRAGARFSSNTTPWTGHVVVDRELITGQNPASAVEVGQRVVERLKQAGSF from the coding sequence ATGAACCTGATGACCCGGCTGGCCGCAGCGCTGGCCCTGACTCTGGCCGCCAGCGGAGCGCATGCCGCCAACGTACTGGTGGTGCTGTCCGACGAAAACCACCTGGACCTGAAGGATGGCAAGGTGCTGTCCACCGGCTTCTATCTCAACGAGTTGATGCAGCCGGTCAAGCTGCTGTTGGACGCAGGCCACGAGGTGACCTTCGCCACGCCGCAGGGGCGGGCGCCGACGGTGGATGCGTCCTCGGTGACGCCGGCGTACTTCGGCAACGATGCCGCGCAGCTGACGCTGCACAAGGACCTGCTGAAGAAGCTGGCGCTGACCTCGCCGACGGCCTCGCCGGTGGTCAGCCTGGCGCGCGTTGAGCAGCAGGGTTACGCGCGCTTCGATGCGGTCTACATTCCCGGTGGCCACGCGCCGATGCAGGACTTGCTGAAGAGCCCGGTGCTGGGCCGGCTGCTGGCCGACTTCCACCAGCGCAACAAGACCACCGCGCTGGTCTGCCACGGGCCGATCGCGCTGCTGTCCACGCTGCCGGATGCGGATGGCTTCGTGGCGACGCTGCACGCGGGTGCGATGCCGACCACGCCGAGGTGGATCTACAGCGGCTACCAGATGACGGTGATCAGCAACCAGGAAGAAGAGCAGGCCAAGCCGCTGCTGGGTGGCGGTGAGATGAAGTTCTACCCGCAGACGGCGCTGCAGCGGGCGGGTGCGCGGTTCAGCAGCAACACTACGCCGTGGACGGGGCATGTGGTGGTGGACCGCGAGCTGATTACCGGGCAGAACCCGGCTTCGGCGGTGGAGGTGGGGCAGCGGGTGGTTGAGCGGTTGAAACAAGCCGGTTCGTTCTGA
- a CDS encoding 3-hydroxybutyrate dehydrogenase, translated as MFTGKVAVVTGSTSGIGLGIATALARQGADIVLNGFGDAAEIERIRSRLATEFGVRVAHDGADLTRGEAVRKMIAQAVEKMGRIDILVNNAGIQHTASIEDFPVEKWDAILTLNLSAVFHATAAALPYMKQQRSGRVINIASVHGLVASVNKSAYVAAKHGVVGFTKVTALENAGTGITANAICPGWVRTSLVEQQITALAEREGTDQASAARALLAEKQPSLQFVTPEQLGEMVVFLASDAAAQITGTALPMDGGWTAR; from the coding sequence ATGTTCACTGGAAAAGTCGCGGTGGTTACTGGCTCCACCAGCGGTATCGGCCTTGGCATTGCCACTGCGCTCGCGCGGCAAGGCGCTGACATCGTGCTGAATGGCTTTGGCGATGCCGCAGAGATCGAACGCATCCGCTCCCGGCTGGCGACCGAGTTTGGCGTACGGGTGGCGCATGATGGCGCCGACCTCACCCGTGGTGAGGCGGTGCGGAAAATGATCGCCCAGGCCGTCGAGAAGATGGGGCGCATCGACATTCTGGTGAACAATGCGGGCATCCAGCACACCGCGTCGATCGAGGACTTTCCCGTGGAGAAGTGGGATGCGATCCTCACGCTGAATCTATCGGCGGTGTTCCATGCAACAGCGGCTGCCTTGCCCTACATGAAGCAGCAGCGATCCGGCCGCGTGATCAACATCGCGTCGGTGCATGGACTGGTTGCGTCGGTGAACAAGTCTGCTTATGTGGCGGCGAAGCATGGCGTGGTGGGGTTCACCAAAGTGACGGCGCTGGAGAACGCGGGCACGGGCATCACGGCCAATGCGATCTGCCCAGGGTGGGTGCGAACGTCGCTGGTCGAGCAGCAGATCACCGCGTTGGCGGAACGGGAGGGAACGGATCAGGCGTCCGCCGCCCGCGCACTGCTAGCCGAAAAACAGCCCTCGCTGCAGTTTGTGACGCCCGAGCAGCTCGGGGAAATGGTGGTCTTCCTGGCCTCGGACGCCGCTGCTCAGATTACCGGCACGGCACTTCCGATGGATGGTGGCTGGACAGCCCGCTGA
- the ftrA gene encoding transcriptional regulator FtrA, translated as MPSPHDPHTPPTVAIAACHGQGLFEFGCAVGLFAPIRPELDVAWYTTQVCAAEPGPLRMLGGTHVQLPYGLEALDHADTIVVPGWRDPAERPPQPLLDALIRAHQRGARITSICSGAFVLAWAGLLNGRSATTHWRLTDTLAREFPNVRVRENALYVDEGSIITSAGSATGMDMMLHLVRKDYGARVANLVAERLVLAPWRDAERSQRVVRSIPVGEPTRLARLMEWLRRNLREEHSLKSLSEQAALSQRTLQRQFLDATGLSPIDWLIRERVAYARELLETTDRPLHWVAEQAGFGSQESFRRHFRGQTALSPATYRDRHREAATARGPGC; from the coding sequence ATGCCCTCCCCCCATGACCCGCACACCCCGCCCACCGTTGCCATCGCGGCCTGCCACGGCCAGGGCCTGTTCGAGTTCGGCTGCGCCGTCGGCCTGTTCGCCCCCATCCGCCCCGAGCTGGACGTGGCTTGGTACACCACCCAGGTGTGCGCCGCCGAACCGGGACCCCTTCGTATGCTCGGCGGCACCCACGTGCAGCTGCCTTACGGCCTGGAGGCGCTGGACCACGCCGACACCATCGTGGTCCCCGGCTGGCGTGACCCGGCCGAGCGCCCACCGCAGCCATTGCTGGATGCGCTCATCCGCGCCCACCAGCGCGGCGCACGCATCACCTCGATCTGTTCGGGTGCCTTCGTATTGGCGTGGGCCGGCCTGCTCAACGGCCGCAGCGCCACCACCCATTGGCGGCTCACCGACACCCTCGCCCGCGAATTTCCCAACGTGCGGGTGCGCGAGAACGCGCTGTACGTCGACGAGGGCAGCATCATCACCTCGGCCGGTTCGGCCACCGGCATGGACATGATGCTGCACCTGGTGCGCAAGGATTACGGCGCGCGCGTGGCCAACCTGGTGGCCGAACGACTGGTGCTGGCACCGTGGCGGGATGCCGAGCGCAGCCAGCGCGTGGTGCGCTCGATACCGGTGGGTGAACCCACCCGGCTTGCCCGGCTGATGGAATGGCTGCGCCGCAACCTGCGCGAAGAACACTCGCTCAAGAGCCTGTCCGAACAGGCCGCCCTCAGCCAACGCACACTGCAGCGGCAGTTCCTCGACGCGACCGGGTTGTCACCGATCGACTGGCTGATCCGCGAGCGCGTGGCCTACGCGCGCGAGCTGCTGGAAACCACCGACCGCCCGTTGCATTGGGTGGCCGAACAGGCCGGGTTTGGATCGCAGGAATCGTTCCGGCGCCATTTCCGCGGGCAGACAGCGCTCAGCCCGGCGACCTATCGCGACCGGCACCGGGAAGCCGCCACGGCGCGCGGGCCCGGCTGCTGA
- a CDS encoding TonB-dependent receptor produces the protein MPAARLPTLTSLSVLIALALGAGAAHAAGPEAPPETVVASGTAAASTLDAVVVTGSRTSNRTVKNSSTPIDVISAEDLASTGQANLLEALQRSLPSLSQIGGYQSDQESLIRGYQLRNLSPGYTLVLVNGKRRNASAYVSGANGGGYPGHAWTDLALIPVAAIDHIEVLRDGASALYGSDAITGVINVILKSNAHGGDVSVESGQSIDGDGTRTSVRANIGLPWGQDGFVSLSGENTRQHHAIRTRRYIDAYLSYPAVDASGNLVALRPNNRLPAGTTPNPAEASRDPEANTILSSPSYALTALAVNAGHGLGENAQFYATATASDRTAQAIQNFRLPATIFGTYKAPSVLNVWPDGFLPVLETKEKQYTGTAGVKGHWGGWDIDGSLTGNRNTVRTYTRHSANFSLTYPGAPTDFYDGKLDYQQGIANLDLRRGFDVGAFASPLEVSAGAEYQHERYERGAGQWESYIGFGAAAFVGYSTADAVEATRNSKAVYVGAATNVTSRWYLDAAARWEDHSDFGSVSTGRLTTRFDVTDAFGVRATVSNGFHAPSLGAQYYQATGSCPCGTTLVAQVSSPAALALGATPLQPEKADNYSLGVTWDPSAAFHLALDAYQIDIRGQLGQSSQIGYNAQDPARITDNSGTVLSAAQKNTIDALLGTAGISILPGDAFYASYFTNVGDTRTRGLELTLEANQETSWGKLRWSYAANVGRTTIQKVRDIPAVLQGLPNINLLTKSSEYALRFRTPSYTQVAGLGWQHGRWRSNVDFTYYGTIKRLNNGVEYKQPPVLVTNLSGSAELGGGWSAALGINNVFDKRTRKVPEYARSATDVASIETTWDTGDVLSTIGAFWYGRVNYRF, from the coding sequence CTGCCTGCGGCACGCTTGCCGACGCTGACCTCCCTGTCTGTCCTGATCGCGCTTGCACTGGGCGCAGGCGCTGCCCACGCCGCCGGTCCGGAGGCACCGCCCGAGACGGTGGTGGCGTCCGGTACCGCCGCTGCGTCTACGCTGGATGCCGTGGTGGTCACCGGCTCGCGCACCAGCAACCGCACGGTCAAGAACAGCTCCACGCCCATCGATGTGATTTCAGCTGAGGACCTCGCGTCCACCGGGCAGGCGAACCTGCTGGAGGCATTGCAGCGCAGCCTGCCGTCGCTGAGCCAGATCGGTGGCTACCAGAGCGACCAGGAAAGCCTGATCCGTGGCTACCAGCTGCGCAACCTGTCGCCGGGGTACACGCTTGTGCTGGTCAACGGCAAACGCCGCAACGCCAGCGCCTATGTCAGTGGCGCCAACGGGGGCGGTTACCCGGGGCACGCCTGGACCGACCTCGCGTTGATTCCGGTCGCGGCCATCGACCATATCGAAGTGCTGCGCGATGGTGCATCGGCGCTGTATGGCTCCGACGCGATCACCGGGGTGATCAACGTGATCCTGAAGTCGAACGCGCACGGCGGCGATGTGTCGGTGGAGAGCGGGCAGAGCATCGATGGCGATGGCACCCGCACCAGCGTGCGCGCCAACATCGGGCTGCCGTGGGGACAGGACGGGTTTGTCAGCCTGTCCGGCGAGAACACCCGCCAGCACCATGCGATCCGCACGCGACGCTACATCGATGCCTACCTGAGCTATCCGGCGGTGGACGCCAGCGGCAACCTGGTGGCGCTGCGCCCCAACAACCGCTTGCCTGCCGGCACGACGCCGAACCCGGCAGAGGCATCGCGCGATCCGGAAGCCAACACGATCCTCAGTTCGCCGTCCTATGCGCTCACCGCGCTGGCAGTGAATGCAGGCCATGGCCTGGGCGAGAACGCGCAGTTCTACGCCACGGCAACGGCCAGCGACCGCACCGCGCAGGCCATCCAGAACTTCCGCCTGCCGGCGACGATCTTCGGCACCTACAAGGCACCGAGCGTGCTGAACGTGTGGCCCGATGGCTTCCTGCCGGTACTGGAAACCAAGGAGAAGCAGTACACCGGCACCGCCGGGGTCAAGGGTCATTGGGGGGGCTGGGACATCGACGGCAGCCTGACCGGCAATCGCAACACGGTGCGCACCTATACGCGCCACTCGGCCAACTTCTCGCTGACCTACCCCGGTGCGCCCACCGATTTCTATGACGGCAAGCTGGACTACCAGCAGGGTATCGCCAACCTGGACCTGCGCCGTGGTTTCGACGTAGGCGCCTTCGCCTCGCCGTTGGAGGTGAGCGCGGGGGCGGAGTACCAGCACGAGCGCTACGAGCGCGGGGCCGGGCAGTGGGAGTCGTACATCGGCTTCGGTGCGGCCGCCTTCGTCGGCTACTCCACCGCCGATGCGGTGGAGGCCACGCGCAACAGCAAGGCGGTGTACGTGGGTGCGGCGACCAACGTGACCTCGCGCTGGTACCTGGATGCCGCGGCGCGCTGGGAGGATCACTCCGATTTTGGCAGCGTATCGACCGGGCGGCTGACCACGCGCTTTGATGTGACCGATGCGTTCGGCGTCCGCGCGACGGTGAGCAACGGCTTCCACGCCCCGAGCCTGGGCGCGCAGTACTACCAGGCCACAGGCAGCTGCCCGTGCGGCACCACGCTGGTGGCGCAGGTGTCCTCGCCGGCGGCGCTGGCGCTGGGTGCCACGCCGCTGCAGCCGGAGAAGGCCGACAACTACAGCCTGGGCGTGACCTGGGACCCGAGCGCGGCGTTCCACCTGGCGCTGGATGCCTACCAGATCGACATCCGCGGCCAGCTCGGTCAGTCCAGCCAGATCGGCTACAACGCGCAGGACCCGGCGCGCATCACCGACAACAGCGGCACGGTGCTGAGCGCCGCGCAGAAGAACACGATCGATGCGCTGCTGGGCACGGCAGGTATCAGCATCCTGCCCGGCGATGCCTTCTACGCCAGCTACTTCACCAACGTGGGCGACACCCGCACGCGGGGTCTGGAGCTGACGCTGGAAGCCAACCAGGAAACCTCCTGGGGGAAACTGCGCTGGAGCTACGCCGCCAACGTGGGCCGCACCACCATCCAGAAAGTGCGCGACATCCCGGCGGTGCTGCAAGGGCTGCCCAACATCAACCTGCTCACGAAATCGAGCGAGTACGCACTGCGTTTCCGCACGCCGTCCTACACGCAGGTGGCCGGTCTGGGCTGGCAACACGGGCGCTGGCGCTCGAATGTCGATTTCACCTACTACGGGACGATCAAGCGCCTCAACAACGGGGTGGAATACAAGCAGCCGCCGGTGCTGGTGACCAACCTGTCCGGCAGTGCGGAGCTGGGCGGTGGCTGGAGCGCTGCGCTGGGCATCAACAACGTGTTCGACAAGCGCACCCGCAAGGTGCCCGAGTACGCCCGCAGCGCCACCGACGTGGCCAGCATCGAAACCACCTGGGACACCGGCGATGTGCTGAGCACCATCGGCGCGTTCTGGTATGGGCGCGTCAATTACCGGTTTTGA
- the msuE gene encoding FMN reductase yields MSSALNVVALIGSPTSSANSRTLLLVRQLLDQLRHRLHIDAQLVELAPMARSLGQALTREEVEPRIEQALQRIEAADLLIAAAPVYRGSYPGLFKHLVDFIGLEALVDVPVLLAATGGSERHALVIDHQLRPLFSFLQAHTLPIGVYATPADFSGDQVDSAALQARIVLAAERAAAHLSPTAAPLPLRRIA; encoded by the coding sequence ATGTCATCTGCATTGAACGTGGTCGCGCTGATCGGCTCGCCGACCAGCTCGGCCAACTCACGCACGTTGTTGCTGGTACGGCAACTGCTGGACCAGCTGCGTCACCGGCTGCACATCGATGCGCAGCTGGTGGAACTGGCGCCCATGGCACGCTCGCTGGGGCAGGCGCTCACCCGCGAGGAAGTGGAGCCGCGCATCGAACAGGCGCTGCAGCGGATTGAAGCGGCCGACCTGCTGATTGCCGCAGCACCGGTGTACCGCGGCTCGTATCCCGGCCTGTTCAAGCACCTGGTGGACTTCATCGGGCTGGAGGCGCTGGTGGATGTGCCGGTGCTGCTGGCGGCCACCGGCGGCAGCGAGCGGCACGCGCTGGTGATCGACCACCAGCTGCGCCCGTTGTTCAGTTTCCTGCAGGCGCACACGCTGCCGATCGGCGTGTACGCCACGCCGGCCGATTTCAGTGGCGACCAGGTCGACAGTGCCGCGTTGCAGGCACGGATCGTGCTGGCTGCCGAGCGTGCCGCGGCCCACCTGTCACCGACGGCTGCGCCGCTGCCGTTGCGCCGCA